The following are from one region of the Acidobacteriota bacterium genome:
- a CDS encoding DUF11 domain-containing protein — translation MSSTTEQRGDSVLFEQLSRGLLSSGHHVRFQARGRSMLPLIQDGENLRVESVPPKRLRVGDIVVAKTPRGLRAHRLIFKDLTRDCFLTRGDAGQESDPPISAQHIIGRVVLSTRSRLRAHLHFLTQRLIREGRRWRRSLTLFASALVLVASCTLLQAQVVFDSVTTGAARPNTAGNTNITFAHNTANVANRLLVVGVSMNISGNTGATVTGVTYNAVALTKLGIHNDAGNTRRVEIWYLVAPAVGNLNVIVSVNLPIAARVGVTAGAMTFTGVDQTLPLSAMVSNDGAAGNFSQLDIPSGTNQIVFDTLAAAATSAITKGPSQTQQWNLNSTNNGASDVQGFGSTNVGAASVPMSETFSAATNWSVAGASVQPLQADVGVTLVQNGAAMLGNNLTYTITVTNNGPTTATGVTLTDTLAAGLVLVSATPSQGSCSGTGPINCPLGSLAGGASATVTVVASAAAIGFYANTASVTATQPDLNTGNNSYTAVGVVQSNTCASPANLGNGGTLGGVVNTYYPATASVTAGTANTTIPVGTARGAVATIAAGDLLLVMQMQDASINSTNTASYGNGATGAGFTTINNAGNYEFVKATGPIAGSAIPIAGSGVNSGLIYSYTIAAATGTKGKSTFQVIRVPQYATASLSSTLTASAWDGTSGGVLVLDIAGALTLNSATVSVDGLGFRGAGALQLNGGVGGANTDYVHTSPATYTGTVTAGVDGGKGEGAAGTPLWVQSAGSFLSTGTDGYPNGGMARGAPANAGGGGTDGDQVVNQQNAGGGGAGNGGIGGSGGDSWQSTLGIGGLGGATFPSTLSRISLGGGGGGGSRNNSDGDNQASSGAAGGGLILIRAGSLTGTATLTANGATAYAGTLNDAGGGGGAGGTVVVLSAGGGEGGLTVQARGGVGGNSWTAQAFALNQRHGPGGGGGGGVVYLTGAGSISVTGGLNGITLNPGVAYGATAGSSGIAVTNAQIAQGSGTQSGAGCIPDMAISKSHAGSFVRGSAVTYSVVVSNVGTFGASTGLVTVNDTLPLGVVPSSASGAGWSCAVAQQTVSCIRADALAAAAVYPTITINGTVSQSAPNTVVNSATVSGGGELNLLNDTATDVAASVTSVSDLVVANSGSPNPVIAGNNITYTQTVTNSGPSDATGVTFVETIPANTLLQTITAPAGWVCSNPGQTGTIVCTNADLAPGTPAVFTIVVKVNVGTPNGTVITDTVSASSGVSDPTATNNSATVTTIVGTTAQADLSITNAASPNPVTVGNNITYTQVVTNTGSAAATTATYFDTVPANTTFQAYTFPVGWSCSTPIVGGTGNVTCTNPSVAAGSTGNFQLQVKVNVGVAGGTVITDTATVGAANDPNAGNNSATVTDVVATATQADVTLSTTTTPSGSVLSGDNLTYNQVITNNGPATATSLSFTEATPANTTFQSVIPPAGWTCVTPAVGATGTVTCTAVSLAAGSVANISMTVNVNAATANNTTLTATSSVTSATSDPNAANNTTTVNTTALAAVNLTVTNSGAPSPITAGANITYTQTVANKGPGNASTVSFSQTVPANSTFVSGTTPPGWTCTFPAVGGTGNINCTIPTLAPATTTNFQVVVKVNAGTPAGTIIADTATVTTTTRDTVPGDNSVTVNIAVGTAGQADLRVTNAGTPDPVTAGNNITYTQVATNGGPGTATAATFTGSTPANTTFVSLPTPAGWSCTTPAVGGTGAITCNIGSLANAATATFVLTVKVNSNTPVGTLITDTAAINSIITPDPNPGNNSASSTVAVGTSADLSITNSDTPDPVIAGNNITYTQVLTNPGPSNAANVTFSETIPANTNFQTFTPPVGWACNTIPVGGTGTLTCTIASLAPGTTNFPAAVQVNAGTAAGTTITDTVSVSSSTDTNTANNTATTTTTVATAGQADLAVTNTPSASSVPAGSNITYTQTVTNNGPAASNTLTFTETIPANTTFQSIAAGAWACSTPAVGGTGTVSCTLATLAAAASSPISLVVQVNASTPSGTVISDTASVSAATSDPNGSNNSATATVTVGTGTSADVSITKSASPSPVNQGNLLTYTLIVTNNGPASATNVTAVDVLPSSLKFISATTNVGSCSQAANTVTCQLLTMANAATATISIVVTPLSSTVVTNSAMVTADQTDGTAGNNVASATTLVTAPTGIHLQSLTAEATSQGVVMRWKTAGELNNLGFNVYREQDGERVRLNPTLVAGSALMMRGYLEKHAGKSYVWIDPSASPGSSYWLEDVDLNGERTFHGPVTASLTGFSARAVASPTMSEFASRTATAAPASRVVENAQRLGAPAPGQSDLQFDLAAHFAVKIMVDHEGWYRVTQPELVAAGWSGNADASKLRLFAEAVEQPILVTGADNGQFGSMAAIEFYATGMDTPFTGTRAYWLIAGDQAGLRVGSFNELPSGSNYPQQITQTVELRQRSTYFAALINSADNNFFGALVSSTPIDQAIATPHVSASGNSSPRFELVLQGVGDGVPHNVKVALNGLDLGRIAFSGQTQGKLVVNLAPGLLLDSNTVTLTAQDGDSDISLVDHITITYPRSVAADDDHLRLTTRAGTPLQIANFQETTVRVFDITAATKPVELATRMVSGGDGSYAVQVQVPFSPSGKHTLLALGASQIAKAAQLVANQPSQWHSPQAGAQVVVIAHPSLADGIAPLADLRRQQGRTVSVVLTDDIYDEFSFGERNPQAIRDFLQTATKNWTTKPKYLLLTGDASIDPRNFLGFGDFDFVPTRIIPTAGLMTASDDWYSDFNNTGLPSLATGRLPVRTAGDLSTVVSKIINYETGNDSGSWTGQALLVADRNDTADFTADTQKIAALLPPSIQATQIITSNLDPDTARAEVQNALNAGQLLVNYLGHGSVQVWSGDTLLDDTSAAALTNGSRLPVFLTFDCLNGFFQDVYTQSLSEALLLNSQGGAVAVISSSALTDAQPQALLDRKLVQALMQNIAPTLGDAFVQAKSGIKAKDVRKTYLLFGDPLLKLKTPAPRN, via the coding sequence GTGAGTTCCACGACTGAGCAACGAGGCGATTCCGTATTGTTCGAGCAATTGAGCCGGGGACTGCTGTCCAGCGGCCATCATGTCCGTTTTCAGGCTCGAGGACGGAGTATGCTGCCTCTGATTCAGGATGGCGAAAATTTGCGTGTGGAAAGCGTACCGCCCAAGCGCCTTCGCGTCGGGGACATTGTGGTTGCAAAAACTCCACGCGGACTGCGCGCCCATCGCCTCATTTTCAAGGACCTCACCCGCGATTGCTTCCTCACGCGCGGTGATGCCGGCCAGGAAAGTGATCCGCCAATTTCTGCGCAACACATTATTGGACGCGTTGTGCTCAGTACCCGGTCTCGCCTGCGAGCGCATCTTCACTTCTTAACCCAACGACTGATCAGGGAAGGGAGGCGCTGGCGCCGATCGCTGACACTGTTCGCGAGCGCCCTCGTACTCGTCGCCAGTTGCACCCTGCTGCAAGCGCAAGTCGTCTTCGATTCCGTTACCACGGGAGCAGCCCGGCCGAACACCGCGGGCAACACGAACATTACATTCGCTCATAACACCGCCAACGTGGCCAACCGGCTGCTGGTGGTGGGCGTGTCGATGAATATCTCCGGCAACACCGGCGCGACCGTGACCGGCGTGACCTACAACGCCGTGGCGCTCACCAAGCTGGGTATTCACAACGATGCCGGCAACACGCGCAGGGTCGAAATCTGGTATCTGGTCGCACCCGCAGTTGGCAACCTGAATGTCATCGTCTCGGTGAACCTCCCGATTGCGGCACGCGTTGGTGTGACGGCGGGGGCCATGACATTTACTGGAGTGGATCAGACGCTCCCGCTCAGTGCGATGGTTTCGAACGACGGCGCGGCTGGAAATTTTTCTCAGCTTGATATTCCGAGCGGCACTAACCAGATCGTATTTGACACACTCGCGGCTGCGGCCACGTCCGCCATCACCAAGGGTCCTTCGCAAACGCAACAGTGGAATCTGAACTCCACCAACAACGGCGCGTCCGACGTGCAAGGCTTTGGCAGCACCAACGTTGGGGCCGCCAGCGTTCCGATGTCTGAGACATTCAGTGCGGCGACGAACTGGTCGGTGGCGGGCGCTTCCGTGCAGCCTCTGCAGGCGGATGTTGGCGTCACGCTGGTTCAGAACGGCGCCGCCATGCTGGGCAACAATCTCACGTACACCATTACGGTTACCAACAACGGTCCAACAACGGCGACTGGTGTCACGCTCACGGACACACTCGCCGCCGGACTTGTACTAGTTTCCGCAACGCCCAGCCAGGGCAGTTGCTCGGGCACCGGTCCGATCAACTGCCCTCTCGGCTCGCTGGCCGGAGGCGCCAGTGCGACCGTGACCGTGGTGGCCAGTGCGGCGGCGATCGGTTTCTATGCCAATACCGCGTCGGTGACAGCGACGCAGCCCGATCTGAATACAGGGAACAATTCCTATACCGCCGTGGGAGTCGTGCAGAGCAACACTTGCGCCAGTCCCGCCAATTTGGGGAATGGCGGAACCCTGGGCGGAGTGGTGAACACCTACTATCCGGCGACGGCCAGTGTGACCGCGGGCACCGCCAATACGACGATTCCTGTGGGCACCGCGCGGGGCGCGGTGGCCACGATCGCAGCCGGAGACTTGCTGCTCGTAATGCAGATGCAAGACGCCAGCATCAACAGCACCAACACTGCCAGCTACGGCAACGGTGCAACCGGCGCAGGATTTACAACCATCAACAATGCGGGGAACTACGAGTTCGTCAAAGCAACCGGGCCGATCGCCGGTAGCGCGATTCCGATTGCCGGCAGCGGCGTCAACAGCGGATTGATCTACAGCTACACGATTGCTGCGGCCACCGGCACGAAGGGAAAGAGCACATTCCAGGTGATCCGCGTGCCGCAGTACGCCACGGCGTCACTCAGCAGCACCTTGACGGCTTCCGCGTGGGACGGGACAAGCGGCGGCGTGCTGGTACTTGACATCGCCGGAGCGCTCACTCTGAACAGCGCGACCGTCAGTGTGGATGGCTTGGGGTTCCGTGGCGCTGGCGCCCTGCAGCTAAACGGTGGCGTCGGCGGCGCGAACACTGACTATGTGCACACTTCCCCGGCAACCTATACGGGCACGGTTACTGCGGGTGTGGACGGTGGCAAAGGTGAAGGCGCTGCTGGGACTCCGCTCTGGGTGCAGTCGGCAGGTTCTTTCCTGAGTACTGGAACGGACGGTTATCCGAACGGTGGTATGGCGCGCGGCGCGCCGGCCAATGCGGGCGGCGGTGGGACTGACGGCGATCAGGTCGTCAATCAGCAAAATGCGGGCGGTGGTGGCGCCGGCAATGGCGGAATTGGCGGGTCCGGCGGCGACAGTTGGCAAAGCACCCTCGGCATCGGCGGCCTGGGCGGCGCTACATTCCCATCAACATTGAGCCGGATCAGCCTGGGCGGAGGTGGTGGCGGTGGCTCGCGCAATAACTCCGATGGCGACAATCAGGCAAGCAGCGGAGCCGCGGGCGGCGGCCTCATTCTCATTCGTGCGGGCAGCCTCACCGGAACGGCCACGCTCACTGCAAACGGAGCCACTGCTTATGCCGGCACTCTCAATGATGCGGGCGGTGGTGGCGGCGCGGGCGGAACGGTGGTTGTCCTGTCTGCCGGGGGCGGCGAGGGTGGCCTTACCGTGCAGGCTCGCGGAGGAGTCGGTGGAAATTCCTGGACCGCGCAGGCGTTCGCACTCAATCAGCGTCACGGACCTGGTGGCGGCGGCGGTGGCGGTGTAGTCTACCTGACCGGTGCTGGGTCGATCAGCGTAACCGGCGGACTCAATGGAATTACTTTGAATCCGGGCGTGGCTTACGGCGCGACCGCTGGCAGTAGCGGCATCGCCGTAACGAACGCACAAATTGCGCAGGGATCGGGCACGCAATCGGGCGCGGGCTGCATCCCGGATATGGCCATCAGCAAGAGCCATGCGGGCAGCTTCGTTCGTGGCAGCGCGGTGACTTACTCGGTAGTGGTCAGCAACGTCGGCACCTTCGGCGCGAGCACCGGCCTGGTAACGGTGAACGATACGTTGCCTCTGGGCGTCGTTCCCAGTTCAGCCAGCGGCGCAGGATGGAGTTGCGCGGTTGCTCAGCAGACCGTTAGCTGCATCCGGGCGGACGCACTCGCCGCCGCCGCGGTCTATCCGACGATCACCATCAATGGAACAGTCAGCCAGTCGGCTCCGAACACTGTGGTCAACAGCGCGACGGTTTCCGGTGGTGGCGAACTCAATCTCCTGAACGACACGGCGACCGATGTTGCCGCTTCCGTCACGTCAGTCTCCGATCTGGTGGTCGCGAATTCTGGATCACCGAATCCGGTGATAGCGGGCAACAACATTACCTATACGCAAACGGTCACCAACAGCGGGCCGAGCGACGCAACCGGCGTTACGTTTGTTGAAACGATCCCCGCGAACACGCTGTTGCAGACCATCACAGCTCCGGCGGGTTGGGTCTGCAGCAATCCTGGGCAAACCGGAACGATTGTTTGCACGAACGCGGATCTGGCGCCTGGCACGCCCGCGGTCTTTACGATTGTCGTGAAAGTGAATGTCGGAACACCGAACGGAACGGTGATCACGGACACCGTAAGCGCAAGTTCAGGCGTTTCCGATCCGACAGCGACCAACAATTCTGCGACCGTCACCACGATCGTTGGCACGACGGCGCAAGCCGATCTTTCTATCACCAATGCGGCATCGCCCAATCCAGTAACTGTCGGCAACAACATCACCTATACGCAGGTGGTGACCAATACCGGATCGGCGGCGGCCACCACGGCGACGTACTTCGATACGGTGCCTGCCAATACGACGTTTCAAGCCTACACATTCCCGGTTGGATGGAGTTGCTCCACGCCGATTGTGGGCGGCACGGGCAATGTCACCTGCACCAATCCAAGTGTTGCGGCGGGCAGCACCGGCAATTTCCAACTGCAGGTGAAAGTGAATGTCGGCGTGGCGGGAGGAACCGTCATCACTGACACCGCTACGGTGGGTGCTGCGAACGATCCCAACGCGGGGAATAACAGCGCGACCGTCACCGACGTGGTCGCAACGGCGACGCAGGCCGACGTGACGTTGAGCACCACGACGACGCCATCGGGATCGGTGCTGTCCGGGGACAATCTCACTTACAACCAGGTGATCACTAACAACGGCCCGGCTACGGCCACGTCGTTGAGTTTCACCGAGGCCACGCCCGCCAACACCACGTTCCAGTCGGTAATACCGCCTGCTGGATGGACGTGCGTTACACCTGCGGTCGGGGCAACGGGCACGGTGACTTGCACGGCGGTCAGCCTGGCGGCGGGATCGGTTGCGAACATCAGCATGACGGTCAACGTGAACGCGGCGACAGCGAACAATACGACGCTCACGGCGACTTCCTCTGTCACATCGGCGACCAGCGATCCAAACGCCGCAAACAACACGACGACCGTAAACACCACTGCTCTAGCTGCAGTGAATTTGACGGTGACGAACTCCGGTGCGCCTTCTCCCATCACGGCCGGTGCCAACATCACCTACACTCAAACAGTCGCCAATAAGGGACCGGGCAACGCTTCAACCGTAAGCTTCTCCCAGACCGTCCCAGCAAATTCTACGTTCGTTTCAGGCACGACTCCGCCAGGGTGGACTTGTACATTCCCCGCCGTGGGCGGCACGGGCAATATCAATTGCACGATTCCGACACTCGCTCCGGCTACGACAACGAACTTCCAGGTAGTCGTGAAAGTGAATGCGGGTACCCCGGCCGGCACGATTATCGCGGATACCGCTACCGTGACCACGACCACCCGGGACACTGTGCCCGGAGACAATTCCGTAACGGTCAACATCGCGGTCGGAACCGCCGGCCAAGCCGATCTCCGAGTGACGAACGCAGGCACGCCCGATCCGGTGACGGCTGGCAACAACATTACTTACACGCAAGTCGCGACCAACGGTGGTCCCGGCACTGCGACCGCTGCGACATTCACCGGGTCGACTCCTGCCAACACAACATTCGTTTCGTTACCGACTCCTGCTGGATGGTCGTGTACTACTCCTGCTGTGGGCGGAACTGGCGCGATCACGTGCAACATTGGTTCGCTGGCCAACGCGGCCACCGCCACATTCGTACTCACGGTGAAAGTGAACAGCAACACTCCCGTGGGGACCCTGATTACCGACACCGCCGCGATCAACTCGATCATCACGCCGGATCCAAATCCAGGCAACAACAGTGCCAGTTCCACCGTTGCAGTGGGGACCAGTGCGGATCTGTCGATCACGAATTCCGACACCCCTGATCCGGTGATTGCCGGCAACAACATTACGTACACGCAAGTGCTCACCAATCCCGGCCCAAGCAACGCTGCGAATGTGACATTCAGCGAAACGATTCCAGCGAACACGAATTTCCAGACATTTACTCCGCCTGTCGGTTGGGCCTGCAACACCATCCCGGTTGGCGGGACGGGAACGCTCACTTGCACGATTGCCAGCCTCGCGCCGGGGACCACCAACTTCCCGGCTGCGGTTCAGGTCAATGCAGGTACGGCCGCGGGAACGACGATCACCGATACGGTCTCAGTCAGTTCCTCCACGGACACCAATACGGCGAACAACACGGCCACCACGACCACGACGGTAGCGACTGCTGGGCAAGCCGATCTCGCAGTGACGAACACGCCCAGCGCCAGCAGCGTCCCGGCAGGCTCGAACATTACGTACACGCAGACGGTTACGAACAATGGGCCCGCGGCCTCCAACACTCTGACCTTCACGGAGACGATCCCCGCTAACACAACGTTCCAGTCCATAGCGGCGGGTGCATGGGCTTGCTCGACTCCAGCGGTCGGCGGCACGGGCACGGTCTCCTGCACGCTCGCTACGTTGGCTGCGGCTGCGAGTTCGCCCATCTCGCTGGTCGTGCAGGTGAACGCGAGCACGCCCTCGGGCACAGTTATTTCGGACACAGCATCGGTGAGCGCGGCGACAAGCGATCCGAATGGGAGCAACAACAGCGCGACTGCGACCGTCACAGTCGGCACTGGAACCAGCGCCGACGTCTCGATCACGAAGTCGGCATCCCCCAGTCCGGTGAATCAGGGCAATCTGCTGACCTACACGCTGATCGTTACCAACAACGGACCTGCCAGCGCGACCAACGTGACCGCCGTTGACGTGTTGCCGTCATCGCTGAAATTCATTTCGGCGACCACCAATGTCGGGAGTTGTTCGCAGGCAGCCAACACCGTCACCTGCCAGCTCTTGACGATGGCGAACGCGGCGACCGCCACCATCAGTATCGTGGTTACGCCTCTGAGTTCGACGGTCGTAACCAACTCGGCGATGGTGACTGCCGATCAGACCGATGGTACTGCCGGAAACAATGTCGCTAGTGCGACCACGCTGGTCACGGCTCCCACAGGTATTCATCTGCAATCGTTGACCGCCGAGGCAACTTCCCAGGGCGTCGTAATGCGCTGGAAGACGGCGGGAGAACTGAACAATCTCGGCTTCAATGTGTATCGCGAGCAGGATGGCGAACGCGTGCGCCTGAATCCCACGCTGGTGGCGGGATCGGCTTTGATGATGCGCGGCTATCTGGAAAAACATGCCGGTAAGAGCTACGTGTGGATCGATCCATCGGCCAGTCCGGGCAGTTCTTACTGGCTGGAAGATGTGGATCTCAATGGGGAGCGCACGTTCCACGGCCCGGTGACCGCGAGCCTGACAGGATTTTCGGCGCGCGCTGTTGCCTCGCCGACCATGAGTGAATTTGCATCGCGTACGGCGACCGCTGCTCCTGCGAGTCGAGTGGTCGAGAATGCGCAGAGACTGGGTGCGCCTGCACCCGGGCAGTCGGACCTGCAATTCGATCTGGCCGCGCATTTCGCGGTCAAGATCATGGTTGACCACGAAGGCTGGTACCGAGTTACGCAGCCCGAACTGGTCGCGGCAGGATGGAGTGGCAACGCTGATGCGAGCAAGCTGCGATTGTTCGCCGAGGCAGTGGAGCAGCCGATTCTGGTTACCGGCGCGGATAACGGACAATTTGGTTCGATGGCGGCGATCGAGTTCTACGCCACCGGCATGGACACGCCCTTCACGGGCACACGCGCCTACTGGCTGATTGCCGGAGACCAGGCTGGGTTGCGTGTCGGCAGCTTCAACGAATTGCCAAGTGGATCAAACTATCCGCAGCAGATTACGCAAACCGTGGAACTCCGCCAGCGCTCCACCTATTTCGCGGCGCTCATCAATTCTGCCGACAACAACTTCTTCGGCGCGCTGGTTTCGTCCACACCGATTGATCAGGCGATTGCGACTCCGCATGTGTCGGCGAGCGGTAATTCGTCTCCGCGCTTCGAGCTGGTACTCCAGGGCGTTGGAGACGGCGTACCACACAACGTGAAGGTCGCACTGAATGGTCTCGACCTCGGACGCATAGCGTTCTCCGGACAGACGCAGGGCAAACTAGTCGTGAACCTGGCGCCAGGTTTGCTGCTGGATTCAAATACGGTGACGCTCACCGCGCAGGACGGCGACAGCGATATCAGCCTGGTAGACCACATCACCATTACCTATCCACGCAGCGTCGCTGCGGACGACGATCATCTCAGGCTTACGACGCGAGCCGGTACGCCGTTGCAGATTGCGAATTTCCAGGAAACGACGGTCCGCGTCTTCGACATCACGGCGGCCACAAAGCCCGTGGAATTGGCGACACGCATGGTGTCGGGTGGTGACGGTTCTTACGCGGTGCAGGTACAAGTGCCCTTCTCGCCTTCTGGCAAACATACGCTTCTTGCGCTCGGAGCGAGCCAGATCGCCAAGGCGGCGCAGTTGGTGGCGAACCAGCCATCGCAGTGGCACAGCCCGCAAGCGGGAGCCCAGGTCGTTGTGATAGCGCATCCATCGCTTGCGGATGGGATTGCTCCGCTCGCCGATCTACGCCGTCAACAGGGCCGCACAGTCTCGGTCGTTCTTACAGACGACATCTATGACGAATTCAGCTTTGGCGAACGCAATCCGCAGGCGATCCGCGACTTCCTGCAAACCGCGACGAAAAACTGGACCACCAAGCCGAAGTATCTGCTCCTGACCGGAGATGCATCCATCGATCCGCGCAACTTCCTGGGTTTTGGAGATTTCGATTTCGTTCCAACACGCATCATTCCGACCGCAGGGTTGATGACTGCTTCGGACGACTGGTACTCCGACTTCAATAACACTGGGTTGCCGTCGCTTGCTACGGGTCGATTGCCGGTTCGCACCGCCGGAGACCTGAGCACCGTCGTGTCCAAGATCATCAACTACGAAACTGGAAATGACTCCGGTTCGTGGACCGGCCAGGCGCTCCTCGTCGCCGACCGCAACGACACCGCTGATTTCACCGCCGACACGCAGAAGATTGCCGCGCTGTTGCCGCCTTCGATCCAGGCGACCCAGATCATTACCAGCAATCTCGATCCTGACACGGCGCGCGCTGAGGTGCAGAACGCGCTCAACGCTGGACAACTGCTGGTGAATTACCTTGGCCACGGCTCGGTTCAAGTCTGGTCCGGAGACACGCTGCTGGATGATACGTCGGCCGCCGCGCTCACGAACGGTTCCCGGTTGCCGGTATTCCTGACCTTTGACTGTCTGAACGGATTCTTCCAGGATGTCTACACGCAAAGCTTGTCGGAGGCTCTACTCCTCAATAGTCAGGGCGGCGCGGTAGCCGTCATATCGTCCTCGGCGTTGACGGATGCGCAGCCCCAGGCTCTACTCGATCGCAAGCTGGTGCAGGCCCTGATGCAGAACATTGCTCCGACACTCGGCGATGCATTCGTGCAAGCGAAGTCCGGTATCAAAGCCAAGGACGTCCGCAAGACTTACCTTTTGTTTGGCGATCCGCTCCTGAAATTGAAAACGCCCGCGCCGCGGAACTAA